Part of the Candidatus Angelobacter sp. genome is shown below.
GTTCGCCGAGGTGCAGGCAAAGTTTGTGTCGGCGATGATTTATCCGTGCATCGTCGCGTGCGTTGGCGTGGCGATCATCATTTTTTTCATGACGTTCATGCTTCCGCGGTTCACGGAGATGTTCAAAGGGTTTGACATCACGCTGCCCTGGCCCACGCGAGTGCTCATGGGCTTCGGCGATTCCTTCGGCAAAGGAACGACGTGGTTGTTCATCGGGCTCTCGGCGTTTGTGGTGACGGTTCTCTTTCTGCGCTTCAAGTCCACTCAAACCGGCCGGCGCAAGCTTGACAGCTGGAAGATGAAAGCGCCTGTGATTGGCAAGGTCGTCAGGCTAAATTTGTTCGCCCAATTTGCCCGCACGCTGGCAACCCTGCTGCACAACGGAGTGCCTGTGCTGATGGCGTTGAAAATCACCGAACAAGTCGTGCCGAACCGCATCATGAAAGACGCGATAGCGCGCACGCGGGAAGACGTGACCGACGGAAAGACACTCGCGCAGCCGCTGGCTCACAGTAAAGTCTTCCCACAACTCATGATTGACCTGGTGAAAATCGGAGAGGAAACGGGCGATGTGCCGGGCGCATTGCAAAACGTGGCCGGCGCGTACGAAAACGAATTGACCACCGCGTTGCGGATCATGACCAATCTCATAGAGCCCGTGTTGATTGTTCTAATGGCGATTGTGGTCGGATTCCTTTTGCTGAGCCTCCTGTTGCCGATGTTCAAGTTGATTTCTGGCATCAGCGTCGGTCAGGGCCGATGAAACCGATGAACCGCAACAGGGGAGCGTCTTTTTTCCGCGCCTTTACTCTGATCGAAATCATGATCGTCGTCGGCATCCTAGGAATCGTGCTGGCGATGGGCGTGCCGCCGTTCGTCCGAATATTTCAAAAGGATCCGTTGCGTCAGGCGGTCAGTGATATCACAGAGGCGTGCGGCAAAGCGCGTGCGCAGGCGATTCTGCAAGGCGTACCGACTGCGCTGGTCATTCGCGCGTCCGACGGACGGGTCAGCGTTGTGTCGGCCCCGGAGACCAAAAGCGACGAGACGGTCATTCCGGGCGGCTCACCTGTGCCGCCAACGGATCCCGGCGCGGCCGGGCCAGCGGTTTTCAACGCCCGCTTACAGGAGGATATTGCGATAACACTGTTGTACGTGAATCTGAAGAACGAAATGGAAGCGGAAGAAAGCCGCGTTCATTTCTATTCCAATGGAACGAGCGACGAGTTTACCATCATTTTGCAAAAGGGCGCCGGAATCCGGAAAATCTCGCTGGAATGCGTCACTGGCCTGCCAAGCGTGGAGGTCATTCGATGAGATTCATCGCTCGAAAGTTTGATTCACGGCACGGAGATCGCATGCACGCGTTCACTCTTCTGGAGGTGATGATTGCGCTGGCGATTTTTTTTATGGCTATTTTTGCCATCCTGGGAACGGTTAACAGAGGATTAGGCGCGGCGCGGAGCTTGCAGCAGAAGTTTCCTGACATTGACGCGTTGGCGTCCGATCTCATGCTGACGAACAAATTGGAGGAAGGGACCATTGCAGGGGATTTCGGGGATCTGAATCCCGGCTACACCTGGACCCGCGATATTTATCAAGTGGCGACGAACGGTCTGTTTGAAGTGGACTTCATCATTCAGTCTTCGAGGGGACGCCAGCACGTCGAGTGGAAAAACAGCATTCTACTCTGGCGACCGGATTCGCAGGTGTCAAACTTTGGCAGGCGGCCATGAAAGTCTGCGTTACCAAGAATCAACGGGCCTTTACGCTGGTGGAAATCATGATCGCGCTGGCGATTTTCGCCACCGTAATGATCGCGATTTACTCAAGCTGGATGTCTATCTTGCGCGGGTCCAGGATCGGACAGGCCGCGGCTGCGGAAGCGCAGCGCTCACGGGTGGCGGTGCGCGCGGTGGAGAACTCCCTGGTGTCGCTCCAGATGTTCCAGGCAAACATCAAATACTATTATTTCTTTGCGGACACGACCGGTGATTTCGGGGTGCTCAGCTTCGTGGCGCGACTGCCCAAGTCGTTTCCCCGAAGCGGGGATTTTGGAGATGAGGTCTTGCGGCGGCTTACCTTTACGGTTGAACCGGGAGCGAACGCCGACAACCTTCTCGTCCTGCGCCAAAAGCCGGTGCTGTTTGATCCGAGCCTGGACGAGGAGGAGAACCCGTTGGTGCTGGCCCGGAACGTAAGAGCGTTTACGCTCGAGTTCTGGGGGCCGCGCTCGAAGGACTGGGAGACAGAGTGGCTTTATACGAACCAACTCCCCAGACTTATCCGCTTTACGCTCGGATTTGGGCAGCCAAACCAGAGAACACTTAAACCTGAAGACGTCGTAACGCGCGTTGTGTCCCTATCGGCCGTTCCCATACCCATCGGGTTACAGGCGGGAGGCGGAGTGCCAACCAGGTTTCCCAATCCGAATTTAAATCCGAACGTGCAGCCGGTGCCTCGAAGCCCGAATCCGAACCTGGTGCAACCCTCTCCCAAATGAAAATTGCCGCCCCAGCCAGCGAGCGCGGCATTGCGTTGGTCATCGTGATGATGGTGATCGTCGTTTTGGGCATGCTTGCGGCCAGTTTCGCGTATTCGATGAGAGTGGAAACGAAACTTGCAAAGAACGTTGGTTCGGAGAGCGACATGGAGTGGATAGGTCGCTCGGGCATCGAAGTGGCCAGGTATGTTCTGGCGCAGCAGTTGAACTGTCCCAATGAGCCGTATGATTCGCTCAATCAAAAATGGGCCGGAGGTCCGGGGGGTAATTGTTCATCGAATGGCCCTTTGGCGGATATTTCACTGGAGCACATTCAACTCGGGCGGGGCGAATGTTCCGTCAAGATCGTTGATCTCGAACGTAAGATGAACATCAACTCCGCGAATCGACAAACCATTCAACAAGCATTGGATTTGATGGGCGTTGACAGCTTCGACTCATATACGATCCTTGATTCCATTGAGGATTGGCTGGATGCGGACTCAAACCCGCATATCAACGGCGCGGAAAGTGATTATTATCTGACTTTACCCCAACCCCACGTCGCAAAGGACGGGCCGTTTGACGACATGTCGGAGTTGCTCCTTGTTCGTGGAGTCACGCCGGAGATTTATTGGGGTCCCCAGGGAACACCTCCATCGCGCCGGTCTGGCCAGCTGCGTTCAGCAATCACATTTAACCGTCCGGATGCCAGCTTTTCATACGGTCTGGTTGATCTGTTCACCACTCTTGGCCGACCACAGGTGAACATCAATACTGCATCCGTCGGGGTCCTTCAACTCCTGCCGGGCGTGGACAGGAGTTGTGCGGAGGACATCATCAGAAAACGCGCTGGATTGGACGGAGTTGATGGCACCGACGATGACACACCGTTTTTTAATCCGGGCGAGTTGATCAACGTGTCTTGCATGAACCCGATTTTTGTGAATCAGCTGTCGAGGTATGCTACCGTCCGCAGTTTTACGTTTGAAGCTCTGGTGGACGTGGAAATCGACCAATACAAACGGCGTCTAGTCGCGTTGTTAGTCCGCAACAGTTCGCGTGACGTACAGATATTGTGCACGCACTGGGAATGACCCCGCAAGGATCACACCGGCAGGAGGCGTGTGGCCCGTAAATCGTACGGTAAGCCGGCAGCTGGAGGCGGATCGGTTCCGATCATTTTCGTCACTGGGACTGACACGGGAGCGGGAAAGACCTTGCTGGCAGGCTTGTTGGTGCATCATCTTAGACGAAATGGACATCATGCCCTCGCTATGAAACCGTTTTGTTGCGGTAGCATGCACGACGTGGACTTGCTGT
Proteins encoded:
- a CDS encoding type II secretion system F family protein, translating into MAQFSYRARRKTGEVVQGLLDVADRAAALAQIERLGLFPVAVDAAKGTSVTQAERTERAERNAASTGVLPPALRALLNRRRRPKLQELATFTQQLANLLQSGMPLTVALNSMSHLESKGIPPDVSKQLKQDVMEGRSLSDAMGRHPIIFSDMYVNMVRAGEQSGALVEVLRRVSEHYERFAEVQAKFVSAMIYPCIVACVGVAIIIFFMTFMLPRFTEMFKGFDITLPWPTRVLMGFGDSFGKGTTWLFIGLSAFVVTVLFLRFKSTQTGRRKLDSWKMKAPVIGKVVRLNLFAQFARTLATLLHNGVPVLMALKITEQVVPNRIMKDAIARTREDVTDGKTLAQPLAHSKVFPQLMIDLVKIGEETGDVPGALQNVAGAYENELTTALRIMTNLIEPVLIVLMAIVVGFLLLSLLLPMFKLISGISVGQGR
- a CDS encoding type II secretion system protein, coding for MNRNRGASFFRAFTLIEIMIVVGILGIVLAMGVPPFVRIFQKDPLRQAVSDITEACGKARAQAILQGVPTALVIRASDGRVSVVSAPETKSDETVIPGGSPVPPTDPGAAGPAVFNARLQEDIAITLLYVNLKNEMEAEESRVHFYSNGTSDEFTIILQKGAGIRKISLECVTGLPSVEVIR
- a CDS encoding prepilin-type N-terminal cleavage/methylation domain-containing protein yields the protein MHAFTLLEVMIALAIFFMAIFAILGTVNRGLGAARSLQQKFPDIDALASDLMLTNKLEEGTIAGDFGDLNPGYTWTRDIYQVATNGLFEVDFIIQSSRGRQHVEWKNSILLWRPDSQVSNFGRRP
- a CDS encoding prepilin-type N-terminal cleavage/methylation domain-containing protein, whose product is MKVCVTKNQRAFTLVEIMIALAIFATVMIAIYSSWMSILRGSRIGQAAAAEAQRSRVAVRAVENSLVSLQMFQANIKYYYFFADTTGDFGVLSFVARLPKSFPRSGDFGDEVLRRLTFTVEPGANADNLLVLRQKPVLFDPSLDEEENPLVLARNVRAFTLEFWGPRSKDWETEWLYTNQLPRLIRFTLGFGQPNQRTLKPEDVVTRVVSLSAVPIPIGLQAGGGVPTRFPNPNLNPNVQPVPRSPNPNLVQPSPK
- a CDS encoding general secretion pathway protein GspK gives rise to the protein MKIAAPASERGIALVIVMMVIVVLGMLAASFAYSMRVETKLAKNVGSESDMEWIGRSGIEVARYVLAQQLNCPNEPYDSLNQKWAGGPGGNCSSNGPLADISLEHIQLGRGECSVKIVDLERKMNINSANRQTIQQALDLMGVDSFDSYTILDSIEDWLDADSNPHINGAESDYYLTLPQPHVAKDGPFDDMSELLLVRGVTPEIYWGPQGTPPSRRSGQLRSAITFNRPDASFSYGLVDLFTTLGRPQVNINTASVGVLQLLPGVDRSCAEDIIRKRAGLDGVDGTDDDTPFFNPGELINVSCMNPIFVNQLSRYATVRSFTFEALVDVEIDQYKRRLVALLVRNSSRDVQILCTHWE